The following is a genomic window from Bacteroidales bacterium.
GACTTTAACAACCAATAAAATTATTATAATTAAAAACAAAAGAAAAAAACCTCTTTTTGAACCCGACAGAAAAACAGGTAACGAAAAAAAAAGTAATAAAAGATTATATATAATATTTTTTTTAATAGAGATAGTTCGTTGCAGATAATATATAATTGTTATAAATCCAAAAATAATTGGAATTAATGAAAAATTATAATCATAACTTAAATAATTGTTTATAGGGTCGATTGGGAATTCACTAATCGACAAAATATTTGAAAGTGAAATAATATCAAAAATAATCAATAGATTAACAAACGTAATAAATACTCCAAACAGTAAAATCAAATGAATAAAACTTAAAAAAAAATAATTGATCGATAATTTAGTGGACGATATAACATTCAACATAAAAACAATAGAAATAATAATAAAAAGGTTAATAATATCCTTGAAAATAGATAAATAAATTTTATCTGAAAAATAAAAAGATAATACCAATATTATGAAAAGGATAATTATTATATAAATATTTTTAAAAAAGGAAATACTATCTTTTATTGCCTTTTCTCTATAAAAGATGATAAAATGAAAAATAGAATAAGGATATAAAATAAGAAAAGGATATTTAAATAAAGGAATAGAAGGTCTAAATATAAATAATAATAAAGTAATATTTAAGATATATATTTCAATTTGTATCTTTCTTATTGACTTTGGTAGAATCATTAACATGAAAACTATTATTTAAAAGAAATAAAATTAATTTTTAATGTAAGAAAGTTCTAATAATTCTACTATAGTATTTGTTTAATAGTGAAAAATATAATTTTAAAATATCTACTCGTTGTTGGATTATTAATATATTTCATATTCAAATTTATTTTATTTGGCATTATTTCTTCAATATATGTTTTTTCAGGATTATTTGAAAGAGCGAGGATCTCATTTTCTTTTGAATATTCCAGAGAGGCATAATCTGTAATACCAGGTTTTACAGTTAAAATGATTTTTTGTTCTTCGTCATACAAATCTACATATTTTCTAACCTCAGGTCTTGGACCAACAAAACTCATATTGCCAATTAATACATTAACTAATTGAGGTAATTCATCAATCTTATATTTTCTAAGATAATAACCTATTTTAGTTATTCTATTATCTTTTGCCCCCACTGTTAATAATCCCTTTCTATCAGAATTAACAATCATAGTACGGAATTTATATAATGTAAAGTCAACATTATTTTTACCTACTCGTTTTTGCAAAAAGAAAACATTCCCATAATTGTCAAATATGATTATAGTAGAAATAATTAAAAAAAATGGAATAAATAATATTAGCCCCACTAAACTAAAAATAATATCAAAAAATCTTATTAACATAATAACTATTTTAGATTACCTCATTAACTGATTGAATAACAGCATTTATGACTAATTTAATTTGTTCTTCGTTTAGATCATAATAAACAGGTAAAGAAATTTCACGGGAATAATTATCAAATGCAATAGGATAATCTGATATTTTATAACCTAAATTCTTATAAAAACTTAACATCGGAATAGGTAGAAAATGGACATTAACCGATACATCTAAGTCAAATATTCTTTTAATTATTTCATCTCTTTGACTTTCTGAAATTCCCTTAATCCTCAAAAGGTAAACATGAAAAGATGATATTTTATCTTTTGTTTCATAGATTGGAATTTGAGCCCATGAATATTTCTTAAATATTTGATTATAGGTATCAAATATTTGTTTTCGTTTAATTAATGTGTCATTATCATAACGACTAAGTTCCACCAGTCCAATTGAAGATAAAATATCAGTCATATTAGCCTTGTAACCCGCTTCAATAATATCATACCTCCAATTCCCTTTTTGTACTTTAGAAAGAGCATCCTTATTCTGACCATGTAAGGAATATATACACAAGTATCTATAAATTTCATCATTATCAAATGGCTCCGGTAAATTTAAAGCAATTGCCCCTCCTTCTGCGGTAGTTAAATTTTTTACTGCATGAAAAGAAAAAACTGATATATCTGTTGTACAACCTACTTTTTTACCTTTATAAGTAGCTCCTAACGAATGAGCAGCATCTAAAAGTATTAAAATTCTACCCAATTTTTCTTGATTTTCATTATTTGCTTTAAATAGTTTTATTATTTCTTTTTTTCTTACCAGTGTATTTATTTCATCGATATCAACAGGAAAACCGCCCAAATCAACGGGCATTATTACTTTAGTTTTATCAGTTATAGCATTTTCTATTGCTTTCAATGAAATATTAAAATCCTCTGAATTAACATCTACCATAACAAGTTTGGCCCCACAATGGATAACAACATTTGCTGTGGCACAATAAGTATATGCAGGTACAATTACTTCATCTCCTTCCTTAATACCATACCATCGTAAGATTAATTCTAATCCAGCTGTTGCAGAGTTTAAAGCTATTGCGGACTGACAATTACAGTACTCAACTATTTTTTTCTCAAACAATTTGGTTTTAGGTCCTGTTGTAATCCAACCTGACTTAAGGGTATCAACGACTTCATCAATAATTTTCTGATCAATTCGAGGTGGTGAAAATGGAATCATAATATTGTAATAGATTATTAGTTTACATTATATAATAAAGTAATTTTTAATTAACAATGGAGTAAAATCATTTTAATAATAATTATAATTAATAATAAATCCAAAAATATTTCAAGAAAGTATTAGTTAATTTATTTTGTTAAAGTTCATTCTCTATTTTATTAATAAAAAGTGAAGCCAAATTCTTATAATCGTAATTATTAAATATAAAATTTTTTCCTCGTTCTCCCATTGAAACTCTATCATTATCAAGCATATTATAAATAATCAATATTGCATTAGATACTTGCAAATGATCTTCAGCGGGAATTGTTATTCCACAATTACATTTTTCAACAATCTCATTTTCTACATCAGCTGATAAAATAATCGGT
Proteins encoded in this region:
- a CDS encoding sugar transferase — protein: MLIRFFDIIFSLVGLILFIPFFLIISTIIIFDNYGNVFFLQKRVGKNNVDFTLYKFRTMIVNSDRKGLLTVGAKDNRITKIGYYLRKYKIDELPQLVNVLIGNMSFVGPRPEVRKYVDLYDEEQKIILTVKPGITDYASLEYSKENEILALSNNPEKTYIEEIMPNKINLNMKYINNPTTSRYFKIIFFTIKQIL
- a CDS encoding DegT/DnrJ/EryC1/StrS family aminotransferase, translating into MIPFSPPRIDQKIIDEVVDTLKSGWITTGPKTKLFEKKIVEYCNCQSAIALNSATAGLELILRWYGIKEGDEVIVPAYTYCATANVVIHCGAKLVMVDVNSEDFNISLKAIENAITDKTKVIMPVDLGGFPVDIDEINTLVRKKEIIKLFKANNENQEKLGRILILLDAAHSLGATYKGKKVGCTTDISVFSFHAVKNLTTAEGGAIALNLPEPFDNDEIYRYLCIYSLHGQNKDALSKVQKGNWRYDIIEAGYKANMTDILSSIGLVELSRYDNDTLIKRKQIFDTYNQIFKKYSWAQIPIYETKDKISSFHVYLLRIKGISESQRDEIIKRIFDLDVSVNVHFLPIPMLSFYKNLGYKISDYPIAFDNYSREISLPVYYDLNEEQIKLVINAVIQSVNEVI